In Vicia villosa cultivar HV-30 ecotype Madison, WI unplaced genomic scaffold, Vvil1.0 ctg.000058F_1_1, whole genome shotgun sequence, one genomic interval encodes:
- the LOC131623197 gene encoding probable pectinesterase/pectinesterase inhibitor 44, translating to MASIHIHIVTILLLFATTCHAVDSEDVSLHDFRVPDVVVAADGTGNFTRVIDALLSAPIRSKIRYVIHVKKGIYNEHVIVLEEKWNIVMVGDGMDATIITGSLSVKHDHLSTPETATFTVSGNGFIAQDMSFENTAGALNGQAVALYSTSDKSVFYRCGISGYQDSLLADSGRQYYRECRIRGSADYIFGRAAVVFQYCQILVKKGSTNQNPITAQGGPHDKQTTFGFTFQFCNISADLDLIPFLNSTRSYLGRPWMNYSKVIFMECHISEVIDGEGWLKWGGTDQAQDTLYYAEYKNYGLGAGVKNRVKWPGYHALIYPKQALNFTVAHLISGYYWLPSTGVPFTPYFGSGK from the exons ATGGcttccattcacattcacattgtCACCATACTTCTTCTCTTTGCCACTACATGTCATGCTGTTGATTCCGAGGATGTTTCATTGCATGACTTTCGTGTTCCTGACGTTGTAGTTGCTGCAGATGGAACCGGAAACTTTACAAGAGTGATTGATGCGCTACTGTCAGCACCTATTCGCAGCAAGATACGTTACGTCATACACGTCAAGAAGGGGATTTATAATGAACATGTTATTGTTCTTGAAGAAAAATGGAACATCGTTATGGTTGGCGATGGCATGGATGCCACAATTATCACTGGTAGTTTGAGTGTGAAGCATGACCACTTGAGCACCCCCGAAACAGCTACCTTTA CTGTTTCAGGCAATGGATTTATTGCACAAGATATGTCATTTGAGAACACTGCAGGGGCTCTAAACGGCCAAGCTGTGGCATTATATTCAACCTCAGACAAATCTGTCTTTTATCGATGTGGAATTTCCGGCTACCAAGACAGTTTGTTAGCTGACTCCGGTCGTCAATACTATAGGGAATGTAGAATCCGCGGAAGTGCGGATTATATATTTGGGAGAGCCGCCGTGGTGTTTCAATACTGTCAAATATTGGTTAAAAAAGGGTCAACCAACCAAAATCCCATCACGGCCCAGGGTGGACCACACGATAAGCAAACTACTTTTGGTTTCACATTCCAGTTTTGCAACATCTCGGCCGATTTGGATCTTATTCCCTTCCTTAACTCGACTCGTAGTTATCTCGGACGACCATGGATGAATTACTCCAAAGTCATCTTTATGGAATGTCACATAAGTGAGGTGATAGATGGTGAGGGATGGCTCAAGTGGGGTGGCACCGACCAAGCACAAGATACACTTTACTATGCTGAATATAAAAATTATGGCTTAGGAGCCGGAGTAAAGAATCGAGTTAAATGGCCAGGGTACCATGCTCTTATTTATCCTAAACAGGCTTTAAACTTCACGGTTGCTCATTTGATTTCTGGATATTATTGGTTACCATCCACCGGTGTACCTTTTACTCCTTACTTTGGAAGTGGAAAATGA